AAATGATCAAAAGATCCGCCCGGGCAAAAAACAAGGCAACGGACAGGGCTGCGGCAACAAAATAGACCCAGCAGCACACGATCTGCCACCGGTTCACCAGCAGGCGTTCTTTTCCAAATAGTTTGCCCACATCGTAAAAGGCCTGCAGTACGGGCGGTCCTAATCGGGCCTGCATCCGTGCCGTAATGCGTCGGTCAATACCGGCTAACAGTCCGCCGGCTAAAGGGGCCAGGATTAATGCCGAAACAGCGAAGAATATCGATTCCATTACAACACACCTCCAATCATTAACAGGATCAGTCCGCCGGCAATCATGTTGACCCAAAAGGTAAGCTTGTGCTCACCGAAAAATTCCGTCAGGTAGAAGTTGCTGGCCTTGTATGGGACAACGGTCTCCATGGGTCCAAGAAACGCACCGTCATCAATATCGCCGGTATGGGCGCCGCCGAGGTACGGGTGTGCCTGCTTTACATCCACGCGAAGTGCCCGGTAGATGGCAAAGATTGTTGCAAGACCGATCAGAACGATAAAGGGATAGATGGCAAATCCGCCGGTGGCTCCTTTAAGGATTCCTGACATGCCGGCCGCATGTTTTGCCGCAAACATGGGGACAAACGCTTTGGTGTAAAGATAGGGTGTGGCAAAGGCAAAAAGAAGTGCTGCGATGCACAGACTCACAAGCGGCCCTCGGGTGAACAGGGGTTGTTTTTCAGGCGTTGCCGAAATATTGTGCCCGCCCATCAGCAAGCCTGCCCAGCGGGCCCAGTAAACAAAGGTCAGGGCGCTGCCCAGCGCCATCATGACGATGACGAAAAGATGGTCGGATGCGGCTTCCAGGGCCATCCACTTGCACAACAGCACCCCAAAGGGTGGCAGAAGCATGGACAAAATGCCGATGATGGTCACCACAGCCGTTCGGGGCATGGTTTTGTAAAGCCCACGCATATCTTCAATATCCCGGGAGCCGATTGCCTGTTCGATGGTACCCACGCACAGAAACAGCAGCGATTTTGAGATGGCGTGAAAGATGATCAGCATTACCGCTGAAATCACGGCAAGGGGGGTATTGATGCCTGCACAGGCAATGATCAGGCCAAGGTTACTTACCGTGGAGTAGGCCAGGATTTTTTTCCCGTTGTTCTGGCCAATGGCAAGGGCGGCGCAGACCAGGAAGGTGAACGCCCCGCACAGGGCGATGCCGTGGCTCAAAAAGGTGCCTTCAAACATGGGGCAAAAGCGTAAGACCATGTACACGCCGGCTTTTACCATGGTGGATGAGTGCAGCAGGGCCGAAACAGGCGTAGGCGCCACCATGGCACCCAGCAGCCAGCTTTGGCAGGGCAGTTGTGCGGCCTTGACAAATCCGGCCAGACTGATGAATCCTACGGCGGCAAGCAGCACCCCTGAAACCGGCCCACGGGTTAAAAGAACGGAGATGTCCAGGGTGCCGGCGACAGTATAAACGATAACGATGGCCGTCAATAACATTGCGCCTCCGCAAGAGTTCATCCACAGTGCCTGTGTTGCGTTTTCCACTGCCTCCTTGGTACCGTCATGCCCGATGAGCGCAAAAGAGCAGAATGTGGTCACTTCAAAGAAAAAATAGAGCCACAATATGTTGTTGGACAAGACCAGGCCGTTCATGGCGCCTAGAAACAGAAGCAGAAAAAGAAAAAAGATTGGTTGTCTGCTTTTTTCAAGTTTCAGGTGTTCCTCATGTTTTTTCATGTAGGGCAGCCCGAAAATGCAGATCAAAGAACCAATAATGGAGACGATCACAACCATTATTAAAGACAGACTGTCCCCGAGCAGGGCCGGGACATCCGGGCCGTGTTCCAGAATGAACAGCTCAAAAACGGCAAGCAGCACCAGTTGAAAAATCGTCAAAGATTTGATGATCCGGTTGTTGAGCTTGAACCCGAAAAATAATATCAAGGCCAGCAGCGCAAAATCCAAAATCGTAACCAATATTTCCCATCCCCCGGGCACGGCGCATGTAAAATCGTCTTGACCGAGAAGTACCAGGGACGTGACCGCTAAAACGGCCCCGGTTGCGGTTACCGTGATGGTCCTCACCAGGCCCACCCGGATCAAAAAACAGACCATGGCCGAAATGATCGGCAGCACGATCAATAAAAACACAATGTTGGACATAGATACCCCTTTTATTAGGCGGTTATATTTTCATGGCGAATCCAAGGCAAAAAAACCTAAGAAAACTCGCCGTTAAATAACTGCATCAGTCCAATATCGCATAATTAAGCCTGTCCTGGCCCAATGATGCGGATGGTTTGTTCGCTATCTGGATAAGTTGTTTTTCGTACGCGCGTGCTCTTACTTACATTGAGGTACTCATATAGGAGGGCTCTTGCTTTTGTAACACCTGCACCAACATTTATTTCCAAATTCTAAACAACGAGAGCTATGGTTAAGCCGGAAAACGTTTTTTGTCAAGTAAACAATGAATTTTTTTAAGAATCGTTATTTTTACATCTGATTCAATTTTGATGGGTTCGTAAAAAGCCCAAAACCAATTTAACATGTTAATATTATTGGCTAAAATTCATTTTTAACTTGCATTTAAAAAATTTATTTTGTATAATATACTCTATGTTATCAATAGCTTAGGGTTGACTAAATGATTAAGACAAATGACCACAATCAGCTCCACCTTTTTGATCCCTGGGACTTTTTAAGCCCGAAGCGCAGGAAATTGCTCGATGACTCCTGGGCAGGGCTTTTTCAAAAAGAAATCCTCCGCTCATTACCGGTCAATCTGATCAAACCCTGTTTCTCAAGAGAAGCAGGACGTCCCACAAAAGAACTCTTTACCATGCTCGGTGTTTTGCTGCTCCAGCAGGCTCATGATCTTACTGATGAAGAAACCGTATCCCAACTGGCATTCAATATTCAATGGCACTATGCCTTGAATTTAACGGAAGAATCAGATGCAGCCAAATATCTATGCTTGAAAACCCTGTGGAACTTCCGTCAACTCATGATCGAGAAGAAACTGGACAAAGCTCTCTTCAATGCTATTGCTGACAAACTATCCGTCGTATTTCAAGTTAATGCTGACAATCAAAGAATCGATTCGGTCCATGTTAAGTCAAATATGCGCCGGCTGGGGAGAATCAGTATCTTTGCAGCGAGTATCAATAAATTTCTGGTTAACCTGAAACGCAAATCTCCAGACCACTTTTCCGGTATCAGCACCGATGTTATCGGGAAGTATATTTCGGAAAAGGCCTTGTCCTGCTTTTCCATGGTAAAACCCTCTGATTCAGCCAAAACACTTGCAAGTGTCAGCAAGGATCTTTACCATTTGATCCAGGAATTTAAAAGCGACTCTGATGTTTCATCCATGTACAGCTACAAGCTGCTTGAAAGGGTTTTGAAAGAGCAGTGCAATCTGGAAGTTGATCCTGAAAGTGGCCAGAAGGTTGCGCTTAAAGCTCCAAAAGAGATTCCTTCAGACTCACTTCAAAATCCTTCAGACCCTGATGCGACCTACAGCGGACATAAGGGACAAGGGTACCAGGTTCAGGTGATGGAAACCTTTACAGAAACAGAGGATGAAGATGAGAAGGCCAGAACCTTGAATCTTATCACTCATGTTGAGGTGGAACCTGCCTCGGCAAGTGATGCCAATGCTCTTATCCCTGCAATGGATGCCGCCAAGCAGAGAAACCTTTCTCCCAAAGAACTCCAGGCGGACTCTCTTTATGGAAGCGATGAGAATCACCAGATTGCCCAATCAGATGGAATTAATCTTGTTTCGCCCACCATGGGAACGACCAAAAAGGAGAAGCTCAGCCTTACTGATTTCAACCTTGCGGCAGATGGGCAGATTATAACATGCCCGCAAGGGCATGCCCCGGTTTTTAAAAAGAAAAAGAAGGAACGGATTACCCAAGGTTTTCCCCTTGATACCTGCATGGGCTGCCCTCAACTGGAAGATTGTCCGGTAAGACTGGGGAAAAAGTACGCTTACAGTCGATATACCGCTAAGGCTGCAAGGATCGCCCGAAGAAGAGCTTATGAACAGACAGATGAGTTCAAAGATAGATATCGGTGGCGAGCCGGAGTCGAAGCAACAATGTCCGAATATGATCGCCGAACCGGTGTGAAACGATTAAAATATCGAGGTCTCCAAGCAGTAAGGTTCGCGGCAACCTTAAAAGCAGCAGGAATCAACCTCTTCAGGGCAACTATTGTCCAGAAGGCGCTCAGCTATGCATAAAGGAGGCATAGGAGAGTCCTTTCGGGGTGTAATACACAGCTTTTTTTGAAAGTCAAAGAGCAATTTGGCGTATAAAAATTGTTTTTTAACAAGTTTTGATCATATGATCAAAATAGTATGTAAACTCAAAAAAAAAGCTCGATTTGGGCTCTGACTTTTTACAGGACCATCAATTTTAGTTGACAAAAAATAAGTTCATATTTCAAAATATAACTTACTCGTCACGTGTGGGCTTGATTTATCATCCTGGTCCGGTCCACAGTAAAGATTCATAATAAAAATTTCAATTTGCCAAACGTTTCTTATCAAAAAAGGTTCTGGATGTTTAAAAAAATGGAAAAAGATAAAAATGAAAAATATGATTTTGGGGGTTGGTTTTTGTCTGTTTTTACTTATTGGATGCGAAGGGGACGGTGCTCAACGGTCTCAAAATGAACCGGGCAGCGCCCTTACTCAGCAGCAGGACTCACAAAGAACGCCCCGGCAATCTGTCAAAAAAGTTGGTGTTATAACGGTGCTGCCTCAACAACTTGCCGTTTCAAATGAGTTGCCCGGAAGGGTAAGCGCCTCAATGACCGCAGAGATTCGTCCCCAGGTTACCGGTATTATTCAGGAACGCCTGTTTCAGGAAGGAAGCTTTGTTGAAAAAGGCCGGCAGCTTTACCAAATCGATTCGGCGCGTTATGAGGCTGATTATCAGCGTGCAAAGGCTAATCTTGAAAATGCACATGCGGAACTGGAAAATGCCCAGGTTTTGCGGAAACGCTATCTGCGCTTGATTCAGGTCAATGGGGTCAGTAGGCAAAAACTCGATGATGCCACGGCCAGGGTCAAGCAGGCAAACGCGGCCGTGTCTTTGGCCAAGGCTGACGTTAAAACCGCAAAAATTAATCTGGATTATACAAAAGTCTATTCACCGATCAGTGGATATATTGGTCCATCCGCCGTAACCCGTGGCGCTTTAGTCACTGCGGCCCAGGAAACGGCCCTGGCAATTGTCCGGCAGCTCGATCCGGTTTATGTTGATTTATCCCAGCCGGTGGCCCAGAGCCGGCAATTGCAGAAAAGTTTGCTGACAAGCCGTCTCAACGCCGGGATATCCGAAAAATTTGAAGTGACCTTGTTTTTGGAGACCACCGGTGACATTTATCCGTACAAAGGTAATCTGGAAGCAACCGATCTGGCCGTTGATGAACGTACAGGGGCGATCCGGCTGCGGTCGGTTCTTGCCAATCCTGACGGGCTGCTTCTACCCGGCATGTTTGTCAGGGCCACCATTGAGCAGACCGATCGGCCACCCTCAATCATCATTCCCCAAAAAAGCGTTTCTATCCAATCGGACGGCACGAAAACTGTATGGGTTGTCGAATCCGGTAATACGGCAACAAAGCGCCGGGTCAAAACAGGGCCGTCATATAAAAATAATTGGGTTATTATAGATGGCCTTCAATCTGGAGATAAAGTGATCGTTGAGGGCGCAATGATGTTAAGGGAAGGTATGAACGTTGCACCCCAGCAAGTAGACAGCCATCCGGTGCAAGGCAAACAAACACCATTGAAACAATCGTCTCAAACAGAATTCCAAAAACACTTGTCCCTACAAGAAAAGGGTTAAGCCCAATGGTTGCAGATTTTTTTATTAAACGACCGATATTTGCATGGGTGATCGCCCTTGCCGTTATGGGGGCGGGAATTCTGTCGATTACATCGTTACCTATTGAACAATATCCGTCTATTGCGGCGCCGAAAGTTTCGATCAGCGCCACCTATCCCGGCGCCTCGGCACAGACATTGGAAAATACGGTCACCCAGGTTATAGAGCAGAACCTGACCGGGATCGATAATCTTCGTTACATTCAATCGGAAAGCTCGTCCTCGGGCAGGGTCTCCATAACATTGACCTTTGACACGGGCACTGATCCTGATATTGCACAGGTCCAAACACAAAATAAAGTTTCCCAAGCCGAAGCATCCCTGCCCCAAGCGGTTCAAAGACTCGGGGTTTCGGTCCGAAAGTCGGGCAGCAGTTATGCCCTGATCGTTGCCTTTTATTCAACAGATGACAGTTACGGGCGCAATGATATTTCAGATTTTTTGGCATCCAATCTTGAAGAGCCCCTCAGCCGTGTGGACGGGGTCGGGCAGATTCAGACATTTGGGCCGGAGTATGCCATGCGCATATGGCTCAACCCGCAGTCCATGAACAATTACAATATCACCACACAGGACGTCGTGGCCGCGTTGGAAGATCAAAATATTCAACTGGCCACAGGTGAAATCGGGGGGGCACCAAGCTTAGAGGGGCAGCAGCTCAATGCAACAATCACTTCACAATCTTTGCTTGAAAGCGTTGAAGACTTTGAGTCGATTTTGTTAACCGTTAATCAGGACGGTTCCCAACTGACACTGGGTGACGTTGCCCGCATAGAGATCGGCTCGGAAAGTTATAACATTATCGGCCGTTACAACCGTCGCCCGGCATCCGGTATTGCCATAGAACTGGCTTCCGGGGCCAATGCCCTGGCAACCATTCAGGCGGTCAAAGACAGGATCAAGGATTTTGAGGATATCATCCCCGACGCCCTGGAGATTGCCTATCCGGTCGATATCTCACCCTTTGTCAAGGCCTCGATTTATGAAGTCGTTAAAACGCTGGTAATGGCCATCGTTCTGGTTGTTCTGGTTATCTTTGTCTTTTTACAGACGTTGCGGGCAACATTCATTCCCTCGGTGGCCATTCCCGTTGTGATTTTAGGCACATTTGCGGCCTTGTTTGTTTTGGGATATTCCATCAATGTCCTGACGCTTTTTGCGTTGGTACTGGCCATCGGTATGCT
The DNA window shown above is from uncultured Desulfobacter sp. and carries:
- a CDS encoding proton-conducting transporter membrane subunit, with translation MSNIVFLLIVLPIISAMVCFLIRVGLVRTITVTATGAVLAVTSLVLLGQDDFTCAVPGGWEILVTILDFALLALILFFGFKLNNRIIKSLTIFQLVLLAVFELFILEHGPDVPALLGDSLSLIMVVIVSIIGSLICIFGLPYMKKHEEHLKLEKSRQPIFFLFLLLFLGAMNGLVLSNNILWLYFFFEVTTFCSFALIGHDGTKEAVENATQALWMNSCGGAMLLTAIVIVYTVAGTLDISVLLTRGPVSGVLLAAVGFISLAGFVKAAQLPCQSWLLGAMVAPTPVSALLHSSTMVKAGVYMVLRFCPMFEGTFLSHGIALCGAFTFLVCAALAIGQNNGKKILAYSTVSNLGLIIACAGINTPLAVISAVMLIIFHAISKSLLFLCVGTIEQAIGSRDIEDMRGLYKTMPRTAVVTIIGILSMLLPPFGVLLCKWMALEAASDHLFVIVMMALGSALTFVYWARWAGLLMGGHNISATPEKQPLFTRGPLVSLCIAALLFAFATPYLYTKAFVPMFAAKHAAGMSGILKGATGGFAIYPFIVLIGLATIFAIYRALRVDVKQAHPYLGGAHTGDIDDGAFLGPMETVVPYKASNFYLTEFFGEHKLTFWVNMIAGGLILLMIGGVL
- a CDS encoding transposase, with translation MIKTNDHNQLHLFDPWDFLSPKRRKLLDDSWAGLFQKEILRSLPVNLIKPCFSREAGRPTKELFTMLGVLLLQQAHDLTDEETVSQLAFNIQWHYALNLTEESDAAKYLCLKTLWNFRQLMIEKKLDKALFNAIADKLSVVFQVNADNQRIDSVHVKSNMRRLGRISIFAASINKFLVNLKRKSPDHFSGISTDVIGKYISEKALSCFSMVKPSDSAKTLASVSKDLYHLIQEFKSDSDVSSMYSYKLLERVLKEQCNLEVDPESGQKVALKAPKEIPSDSLQNPSDPDATYSGHKGQGYQVQVMETFTETEDEDEKARTLNLITHVEVEPASASDANALIPAMDAAKQRNLSPKELQADSLYGSDENHQIAQSDGINLVSPTMGTTKKEKLSLTDFNLAADGQIITCPQGHAPVFKKKKKERITQGFPLDTCMGCPQLEDCPVRLGKKYAYSRYTAKAARIARRRAYEQTDEFKDRYRWRAGVEATMSEYDRRTGVKRLKYRGLQAVRFAATLKAAGINLFRATIVQKALSYA
- a CDS encoding efflux RND transporter periplasmic adaptor subunit; its protein translation is MKNMILGVGFCLFLLIGCEGDGAQRSQNEPGSALTQQQDSQRTPRQSVKKVGVITVLPQQLAVSNELPGRVSASMTAEIRPQVTGIIQERLFQEGSFVEKGRQLYQIDSARYEADYQRAKANLENAHAELENAQVLRKRYLRLIQVNGVSRQKLDDATARVKQANAAVSLAKADVKTAKINLDYTKVYSPISGYIGPSAVTRGALVTAAQETALAIVRQLDPVYVDLSQPVAQSRQLQKSLLTSRLNAGISEKFEVTLFLETTGDIYPYKGNLEATDLAVDERTGAIRLRSVLANPDGLLLPGMFVRATIEQTDRPPSIIIPQKSVSIQSDGTKTVWVVESGNTATKRRVKTGPSYKNNWVIIDGLQSGDKVIVEGAMMLREGMNVAPQQVDSHPVQGKQTPLKQSSQTEFQKHLSLQEKG